The sequence below is a genomic window from Ipomoea triloba cultivar NCNSP0323 chromosome 2, ASM357664v1.
ttttaatagtttattattaaaaattattttaaaatgtcaactcaccgtTCACGTATGCAACTATCCAAGTAACCTGataaaatggatggtaacctgctatcaggtgaaattgcatacatttggagtgtttaatgacctaattgcacttttatttttgttcactgacttaattgcactttcagattacgttcaatggccaattttAACCTTATTCCTTAATTCTATTATCTATTATATTAAATACGACTCAAATAAAAGTTTTTTATCTCAATTATCTTTCgcattatttaatttactataaTAGAAAATGATAGTCATCAATCCATTATGTATTGTGTTTGCAATAAAATACACATGGTAAAcaagtacaaattaaattttcaaatcatAATTTTTCTTAATCGTATTCATGGATGATTCATTCATTCATGCATTCAAACGTTTACCCATAGTCACTTCAATTCATTAATTAGGCAtccaaaagaaagaaagaaaattctaTACAAATAAGTCTGGGTAGAATCATGATTCTCGTACATGAAGGTTATAATATTAGAGGATGAATGATCGAAGGGTTAGAAGGGGGTTTTTCTGTAATTTCATTACACATTGTATCTTGACGATTGTAACTTCCTTCTTGTATAAAAAGGAAGGATATTTCCTTCCAAAACAGATTTTCTGTTTTGCTCACCTACATTTCCAGTTCGTTCATGAAGCACCATCACTTCTCTCCCCTTTTCCGTTAACCTCCGGTTactcaacatggtatcagagctttatGTGATGATGAAAGATGATCATATGAGATTACTTTGGATAGTAGGTGAGGTGAACGGTGCTGGACAATCGAGTCACAGAAATAATCATGCAGTTTTCTTGGCATTCGTCTCTCCCTATTGGATCGCCTAGGGACTGAATTATCTCCACCTCTGTTCCTTGTATCATCATTTTCATGTGTATCAACTGATGTTTCCTGATGTGAGGATTGGTCAGTGATTGAGCCTTCTGTTTCTGTCTCATTGACTAAAGGAGCATGAGAATTCTGAGGGAGATCATGACTGCTGGGACTAGTTGGCTCCAACTGAGCTTGTTCATTGTCTGAAAATTGCAATCCCTTATCCCCAGGTTGTGTTTCATACTGCAAATGTGTTGACAAGGGTATGTTCAGCAAGGGAGGATTGAATTCTTGTGGCaacaatgtgttttgttcttggaAAGGGAACTGCTGTTCATAGAAGGCTACATCACGAGAAACAAAAACAGATTTGTCAGAGATATCAAACAGTATATATCCTTTAGTATTTGCGGGAAAGCCTATGAAAATACACTTCCTGCCTCTCGGTTCCATTTTGTTTCTCATATTCGATAGAGTGGATGCAAAGCAGAGGCATCCGAAGACTCTTAAGAGCAGTAAGGTCAGGGTCCTTGTTGTGCAGCCTGTTGTAAGGAGTGAGTCCCTCAATTATAGGTGAAGGGAGTCTATTTATTAAGAATACCGCATGCATAACGCAGTGACCCCAAAATTCAAGTGGCAGGTGTGCTTGAAAGCGGAGAGTTCTTGCAACATTGAGAATGTACTGATGTTTCCTTTCTACCACaacattttgttgaggagtATTCACACATGAAGTTTGGTGAACAATTCCTTTCTCACCAAAGAACTTTCTCATGTCAAATGCTGAACCATTATCGCTTCGCAGTACTTTGATTGGAACACCAAACTGGGTTAAAACAAAACTGTGGAACCTTTTGATTAGATCTCTGACTTCTGATTTCCTTTTCATTAAGTGCAGCCAAGTAAACCGTGAGAAATCATCCACTAGAGTAAGGAAGTAATGTTCACCCTTCATGGAACTCACTCCTTTTCATTACACATTGTATCAAGTCTGCAAGCTATCAAGATCCCTCTACGGCTTGAAGCAAGCGAGCCGTCAATGGAATGCCAAATTAACGACAGCTCTATTAAATGTCGGATTCAAACAGTCAAATGCTGATCCTTCTCTGTTCACAAGGGGGAAGGATGGTGATTTTTTTGCACTTTTGGTCTATGTTGACGATATACTAGTAGCAAGTGGCAGAATGGCACTCATCCAGGAATTAAAGGACTTATTAAACAAAGCTTTCAAGATCAAAGATTTGGGTGCCCTAGGCTATTTTCTAGACATTGAAGCCAGCAGCAGTAAAGATGGTATGAATATTTGTCAGAGGAAATATGCTCTTGACATTCTCAATGATGCAGGTTTTCTTGACTGCAAGCCAATTCGAACTCCCATGGTGCCTGGTTCTCTCCTATCTCCAAAAGATGGTACGGTGCTAAGTGATCCTAGCAGCTATCGAAGGTTGATTGGGAGACTATTGTACCTCACGGCAACTAGGCCAGATATCACCTATGTCGTGCATCATCTCAGTCAATTCGTGAGTGCTCCCACAGACAAGCACATGATAGCAGCCCACCGTGTACTTCGTTACATCAAAGGTTCTCCCGGCCAAGGTCTTTTTTATCTAGCAGAGGCTTCACTCAATCTCAAAGCATTCTCTGACTCAGATTGGGCATCATGTGCTGAGACTCGTAAGTCGGTCACAGGGTACTGCATCTTTATAGGAGCATCCCTTGTCTCGTGGCGATCAAAGAAGCAAGCAACGGTATCAAAATCCTCATCTGAAGCAGAGTACCGGGCTCTTGCAACGACAGCCTGTGAATTACAGTGGATCACATCTCTGCTTCGTGATATGCATGTCAGCTCTGCCAACCCTGCTGTGGTTTACTGTGACAACAAATCTGCTATAGCGATAGCCGAGAACCATGTCTTTCACGAgaggaccaaacatattgatatcGATTGCCACATCATAAGGGAACGAATCACTTAAGGCTTGATAAAATTGCTGTCTGTTTATAAAattgctaaaaagaaaaatatttgtaaaactCCCTAAGTTGTAACAAGTCCTTGTGACAATTTGTTAGTTCAGCAAATAGTTCAAAAAACAAGTTATCTTATGATGTATTAGGTTTCTTATAGTTCAGCAGAAGAATCATAAGGCTTTAAGGACAACTTGCTGAACAAAACACTGGACCATGACAAGGAAGACAAGAAGAGGATTCAGAGTCAGTTACGAAGGCTTCAGACTTAACCGAATCTgggcaagatatatatatgaggaaaaTTTCCAGTGATTCGTGATGATCATACTGAATACAAAGATCTGAATGTGAAAGCTTCCTCATATGTGATATAACGAgatatcttgacaaagcttacctttgattcaagatgcaTCTTCTTCATGAAGTCTCGGGCAAGCAATCACTCTTAAAGCCAGTTGCACTacgattgagggggagcctcaattcaagaagatcgggagatcaagtattcttcaactcttcaaggctgaactctagaatggtgatgatgaagatttctaGAGTTGCCGTGTGATTCTCTATTGTAAACTGGTGATACATTTTCAgtttgatcaatgaagagttgggcaatcagagtgatgtctcccagatgtaggaattgagattccgaactgggttaccaagTCTTGGTGTTCTTTCTGCTTTATTATTCTGATGCACATTATCTGCTTAATTCTCTCTGCTCTACTCTTTGCACTAGATTAGTAAATAGTTAAAGGTCATCTAACAAATCtagtaattggatttaatagttaGAAGACTCTTTCACAATCTTAGACCTAGAACACGGAAGTCTAAGTTTTTCACTGTCCGTATCTTCCTTGAATCAAGTGGCGGATGGTTTCACTAAACCGTTAGCTTTACCCTtgtttaccaccttcacatctAAGCTTGGTGTTCAAAATTTGCACACTCCAGCTTACCGGGGGGTATTAGAGGATGAATGATCGAAGGGTTAGAAGGGGGTTTTTCTGTAATTTCATTACACATTGTATCTTGACGGTTGTAACTTCCTTCTTGTATAAAAAGGAAGGATATTTCCTTCCAAAACAGATTTTCTGTTTTGCTCACCTACCTTTCCAGTTCGTTCATGAAGCACCATCACTTCTCTCCCCTTTTCCGTTAACCTCCGGTTACTCAACatataagtttaatttttgaCAACATCTTCTTAGTCAAGTTTGTAATTCATAATTTTCTTATTAGTGTAATTTATGGCTCTTATGTAGTTTGCATGTTATAACATTAAAGTCAGATTTATTCAATACATACCATTAAATAATAGTTGTGAATTCTTAATCACCCTTAAAAGATTATATACAAATATGATAATAAAGTCAAGGATTCCAGGCCACCAAAAGAACATGTCATGGACGGCAAGATGACTAAAAAGAAAACTCAAAGGTGTCCGCATGGgaagctcaactggtcacaagggtgaagtttgggagaagatacCAGCACCAGGGATTGAGTCTCACCAACGACAGTGTGGGGGCAATCTCTCCAAGTGAAGGGACCTTCTTTTGCGCAGTCTCCCAGATGCTTTGTCGGGCggggttggagattcaaccttttgagataAGAGGAGAAGAAAACTCAAAAGGTGAACCGAATTTCAATTCTCTCTCTCATCTGTTAAATATTAACACTAATCCCTTCTATAATTTTAGATCTTTGATATGATcctttcagaaaaaaaaaagatctttgATATGATAAGCTATATTATAACAGTTAATTATACTATAATGAGTGAtgtcaacttttaattttaatatttacctCATGGTAATATATGTTAATAGTTATTTTCGTAATAGATGAATAATATGattcattttttaatacatgGTTAGATTCATGGTATACGACGAATGAAAagtgttttgttattatattaaa
It includes:
- the LOC116010963 gene encoding uncharacterized protein LOC116010963, whose protein sequence is MELTPFHYTLYQVCKLSRSLYGLKQASRQWNAKLTTALLNVGFKQSNADPSLFTRGKDGDFFALLVYVDDILVASGRMALIQELKDLLNKAFKIKDLGALGYFLDIEASSSKDGMNICQRKYALDILNDAGFLDCKPIRTPMVPGSLLSPKDGTVLSDPSSYRRLIGRLLYLTATRPDITYVVHHLSQFVSAPTDKHMIAAHRVLRYIKGSPGQGLFYLAEASLNLKAFSDSDWASCAETRKSVTGYCIFIGASLVSWRSKKQATVSKSSSEAEYRALATTACELQWITSLLRDMHVSSANPAVVYCDNKSAIAIAENHVFHERTKHIDIDCHIIRERIT